One Vicugna pacos chromosome 12, VicPac4, whole genome shotgun sequence genomic window carries:
- the SNRPF gene encoding small nuclear ribonucleoprotein F yields the protein MSLPLNPKPFLNGLTGKPVMVKLKWGMEYKGYLVSVDGYMNMQLANTEEYIDGALSGHLGEVLIRCNNVLYIRGVEEEEEDGEMRE from the exons ATG AGTTTGCCCCTCAACCCCAAACCTTTCCTCAACGGATTAACAGGAAAGCCAGTAATGGTGAAACTTAAGTGGGGAATGGAGTACAAAGGCTACCTGGTGTCTGTAGATGGCTATATGAACATGCAG cttGCAAACACAGAAGAATACATAGATGGAGCGTTGTCTGGACACCTGGGTGAAGTTTTAATAAG GTGTAATAATGTCCTTTATATCAGGGGTgttgaagaagaggaagaagatgggGAAATGAGAGAATAG